In the Dolichospermum flos-aquae CCAP 1403/13F genome, GAGTACAATGCCCATCCTCATCTAGATACGGCATTGCGGATAGCAGTGGTACAAAATGGGATAATTGAGAATTATCGAGAATTGCGGGAACAATTAAAAGCATTAGGACATGAATTCCGTTCAGAAACAGATACAGAAGTAATTCCCCATTTGATTGCTGAGTGTTTAAAGCATTCTCCTGAAAATCCTCTTTCCCCTTCAGTATTTTTAGACGCGGTGCAGGAAGCTGTCAGTAAATTAGAGGGGGCTTATGCTATTGCGGCTATTTCTGCTGACTACCCCGATGAGTTGATTGTAGTTCGCCAACAAGCGCCTTTAGTCATTGGTTTTGGCCAAGGTGAGTTTTTCTGTGCTTCCGATACGCCGGCGATTGCCCCCTATACCCGCGCTGTATTGTCCCTAGAAAATGGCGAAATTGCTCGTTTGACTCCTTTAGGCGTGGAGGTCTATAACTTTGCTGGAAATCGCTTAAAAAAGCATCCCCGCACTTTGAACTGGAATCCCATTATGGTGGAAAAACAGGGATTCAAACATTTTATGCTCAAGGAAATCTATGAACAACCGGGAGTAGTGCGGGATTGTTTGGAGGCTTATTTCCCTGCTAGTTCGGAAACACCTGTAAATTTAGGTTTACCGGCAGATTTTTATGCAGATTTAGAACAAATTCAAATTGTCGCTTGTGGTACAAGTTGGCACGCTGCATTAGTAGGTAAATACTTATTAGAACAATTGGCAGGAATTCCTACTCAGGTACAATATGCTTCGGAATTTCGGTATGCACCATCACCGCTAACGCCTCATACTTTGACTATTGGCGTAACTCAATCTGGAGAAACTGCTGATACTTTGGCAGCTTTGTCTATGGAAAAAGACCGCCGACAAGGGAAGGAAGCTAAGTATCAAGTACGACTTTTGGGGATTACTAATCGTCCAGAAAGTAGTTTAGGTAATATGGTGGCGAATATTATCAATACTCATGGGGGAATTGAAATTGGTGTGGCGGCAACGAAAACTTTTGTGGCACAATTAATGGCGTTTTATGCTTTGGCTTTAGATTTAGCTTATCGTCGTCAGGAAATTAGTGATTCGAGATTTGAGGAAATTCTTACAGGTTTACGTCAGTTACCAGGGGAAATTGAAGCGATTTTAGAAACGCAAGAACGTTATATTGAACATTTAGTACATGATTTTTCAGAAACCAAAGATTTTATCTTTATTGGTAGGGGAATTAATTTTCCCATTGCGTTAGAAGGGGCTTTAAAATTAAAGGAAATTAGTTATATTCATGCGGAAGGATATCCAGCAGGGGAAATGAAACATGGACCAATTGCGTTGTTAGATGCGAAAGTTCCTGTAGTTGCGATCGCTGTTCCTGGTAGTGTATATGAAAAGGTAATTTCTAACGCTCAAGAAGCAAAAGCCAGAGATTCCCGGTTAATTGGGATAACTTCTGTTAAAGATGGGGAAGCAGCGGAGATTTTTAATGATTTAATTCCGGTTTCTGAAGTTGAGGAAATTCTGTCTCCAATTCTCACGGTTATTCCGTTGCAATTGTTAGCTTATCATATTGCGGCGCGGCGGGGTTTGGATGTAGATCAACCCAGGAATTTGGCGAAATCGGTAACAGTTGAATAAATTCTAAGTAGGTCGGCGTTAAAAATTATCGTTGTGGAAAGGCAAGAGGCAAGAGGCACTCATGCAAGAGTGAAGAGGTTTTTGGAGATTTTACTTTTCTTTACACAATTTGGTTTTATTATGTTGACCTACTTAGCGCAATTTTACACAAGAACAGGCTAAATTGTCTTTGGAGATGTCTAATGAATAAATTAGTGAAACAAGGATTAGTTTGGCTAGGTGCAGCTATGATTGCAGTTAGCTTAATAGCGTGTGATAGTTTGTTTCCTCCTCAAGGTGATCTAGTTGAACGGGTAAGTGATGGTGATACATTAATATTGAAAAGTGCTGATGGTAAAAAGTTTACGGTGCGGTTTGCTTGTATTGATGCTCCAGAAATAGCGCATTCTCAGACAGAAAAGAAGAGTAAAATTACTCAAGATGTCAATCAGTTTGTTTGGGGTATGAAAGCGAAAACACGGATAGAGGAACTGATTAAACAAACAGATAATCGTGTAAAGTTAAATATGACAGATAGCGATCGCTATGGGAGAAAAGTTGCTGAAGTTCGTTCAAAAGATGGTACGTTTTTACAGGAAGTCTTGTTAAAAGAAGGATTAGCTAAAGTATATCGTCCCTATTTAAGCAAATGTCCTAGTAGGGATATTATTCAACAAGCCGAAGCACAAGCGCAAAAACAAAGGATTGGTATTTGGAGTGATCGAAAATTTATTGATCCTTGGGATTATCGGAAAGCAAATAATTCACATAGAATGAAGAGAACCACTGATCTCAAATATTAAGCTGCTTTGTTCTGAGAATACAAATATTGTTGAAACTCGATAAATACTTCGCTGATATTAGCAACGCTTCCTAATTGTGTCACAGCATCTCTAACAGTATGAATAACCCTTTTCTGATAAACCTGCTAATAGGGCTTTACGAGTATCTGGACGACTCCAAATAGTTCTTAATTCGGCTTCATTTTTGAATAATTCAGGAATTTCCCCAAAAAGACGTTCTATAAATTCTTCCGCGCTCATGGGTTTACCGTCTTGACTCCAAAAGCTCGTAGATATCTGATGTTGAATAGTTGGTTGATTTCTGTCATGAATAATTGCACCCGGTAGCGTTCCCGTTCCTGAATTTCAATAATGCGGTTAAAGTCGCTTTCAGTGTAGGTTTTTTCTGCATCTATTGCACCTTCGATGACATCATCATCAAGGCTGTAAGTATATTCATCTAGGGTAGTTTCGATTTGTCTGACTTTGAAGGGAGTTAAAAACCCGTCGTTAATGCCGTCTTTGAGGGCGTAGATATAAACTGGATCACCAAAATAAGCGTAGGTATCGGCGTTGTGTTCGCGCTTGGGGGTGGCTGTGAGTCCCAGTTGTACGGCGGGTGAGAAGTATTCTAATATGCCTCGCCAGGTGCTTTCGTCTTTTGCTCCTCCTCGATGGCATTTGTCGCTTGCCAGATTAAATGACCACCTGACAAATTAATGTCCACAAAAATATTAACCCCTAAACCCTTGCTATGTAAGGGTTTTGTTATTTTAGCCTATATTGAGCCTCTTCAACATCAATTGACAAAATAACTGTCCGAGTTTAAAAACTTGACAAATTAGTTGTCCCATATTAAAAATAATGCTTTTTCCAACCTTGACTTTACTTGACAAATTAATTGTCCTCCGATAGAGTATAATTCAACTATGTTTGTAATAAACATATATGCTAGAAATACAAAATGATAAACCCAATGAGGATGAAGTAGAAGATAGCGAGATTATCACTCAACTATCCGCAGGTGATAAAGAACTATTGGAACTAATCCAGAAATTACTCGAACCATGCGATACCTTCGGTAAGCTTCGCTAACGCATCACTTACGGAGAAAGACAAAGGGAGGTAGCAGCAAAACTGGGTAAATCAGTCCGAACAGTCCGCAGACTGGTTAAAAAATGGGAAGAACAAGGTTTAGCCGGACTGCAAACCACTCAACGGGCTGACAAAGGTAAACACCGCATAGATTCTCAGTGGCAAAAATTCATCATCAATACCTATAAAGAAGGTAATAAGGGTGGCAAGCGAATTACTCCCCAACAGGTTGCCATTAGAGTACAGGCAAAAGCAGCAGAATCGGGTGATGAGAATTATCCCAGTTATAGAACCGTTTATCGAGTTCTACAACCGATTATTGAGGAACAAGAGCAAAAAGCGAGTGTTAGAAATCGTGGTTGGCGCGGTTCTCGATTATCACTAAAAACCCGTGACGGACTAGATTTATCTGTAGAATACAGCAATCATATCTGGCAGTGTGACCATACTCGTGCTGATATTTTACTGGTGGATCAACATGGTGAACTTTTAGCTCGTCCTTGGCTGACAACAGTTATAGATACTTACTCCCGTTGCATCATCGGCATTAATTTAGGTTTTGATGCACCAAGTTCTCATGTTGTGGCTTTGGCTCTGCGTCATGCCATATTACCTAAAAAATATGGATCAGAATACGGACTACATGAGGAATGGGGAACTTATGGCAAACCAGAACACTTTTTCACTGATGGGGGTAAAGATTTTCGCTCTAACCATTTGCAACAGATTGGTGTGCAGTTAGGATTTGCTTGCCATCTCCGAGATTCCTACGGAGCGCTTCGCTATCGCCCCAGTGAAGGCGGTATTGTCGAACGTCCTTTTGGGACTTTAAATACTGATTTATTTTCTACCTTACCAGGATACACAGGCTCAAATGTGCAGGAACGTCCAGAGGAAGCGGAGAAAGAAGCCTGTTTAACTTTACGAGAATTAGAACGTCTATTGGTAAGGTATCTCGTAGACAAATATAACCAAAGTATTGATGCTCGTTTAGGAGATCAAACCCGTTATCAAAGGTGGGAAGCTGGGTTAATTGTTGCCCCCAATTTAATCTCAGAAGAAGATTTGCGTATTTGTTTGATGAAGAAAATTCGACGCTCGATTTACAGGGGTGGATATCTGCAATTTGAAAATCTCACATATCGGGGTGAAAACTTGGCTGGTTACGCTGGGGAAAGCGTGGTGTTGCGATTTGAACCCAAAGACATTACAACTATCTTGGTTTATCGTCAAACAGGTTCTCAAGAAGAATTTTTAGCTCGTGCTTATGCTCAAGATTTGGAGACGGAACAATTGTCTCTTGATGAGGCTAAAGCCATGAGTCGCAGGATTCGCCAAGCAGGTAAAGAGATTAGCAATCGTTCGATTTTAGCTGAAGTAAGAGACAGAGAAACTTTTGTTAAGCAAAAGAAAACCAAAAAGGAACGCCAAAAAGAAGAACAAGCTGTAGTTCAAAAGGCTAAAAAACCTGTGCCTGTTGAACCGCTAGAAGAAATAGAAGTGGCATCTGTGGAAACTGCCTCAGAACCGGATATGCCAGAGGTTTTTGATTATGAACAAATGCGCGAAGATTACGGGTGGTAAATCATGACTTCACAACAAGCCGAAAGTGTTGCTCAAGAATTAGGTGATATTCTCCCCAATGATGAGAAATTACAAGCAGAAATTCACCGATTGAATCGGAAGAGTTTTATTCCCTTGAAACAGGTGAAAATGCTCCATGATTGGTTAGATGGTAAGCGACAATCACGGCAGTCGGCTATTCGGACTTTAAAGAAGGGATTATCAAAGATTGATTTGGAAACTCTGAAGGAAGTAACGGCGGAGTTTGACACTCTCAGGGCTAAAGCCGCTGAGATTCTTGGTTCAACGAGTCCACTTAACTTAAACCCCTTGCGGTATCTAAGCCAGAGGTGGTTCTCTCCCCAAGCGTTAACTTTCCCCCTGCCCGGAGGTAGTTGCATTATTGCATATTGCATTATTGCAAATTTTACTTGAGTTTAAATTCTGTGTCGCCTAGCTCCCATGAAGATTTTACCTATTCCTGGGTAGGAACTAGAACTATGGAATAGAACCCCATATCTTCAGTTGTCAAGGTACAGATTGCCGTTAGGCAGTTAGGTTTTTAGACAGGTTGATTACCATTCCTGTTACAAAAAGTATAACACCATAAAACACAGAAAAATAAATAATGGAAGTTGGGGAAATTAATCCTTGGTTGTTTCAGGTAGAACCATATCCGGGAGAAAGTCTGAGTCATTTTTTGGGACGCTTTCGACGGGCAAATGATTTAACAACTACTGGTTTAGGTAAGGCTGCTGGGGTTGGGGGTGCGATATCCAGATGGGAAAAGTTTCGTTTTAATCCCCCTCCTTCTCGGCAACAGTTGGAGGCTTTGGCTAAAGTTGTGGGGGTTGATGCTGATAGGTTAGAGCAGATGTTACCACCTGCTGGGGTAGGAATGAATCTTGAACCTATTCGGCTTTGTGCTGCTTGTTATGTGGAGTCGCCTTATCATCGGATTGAGTGGCAGTTTAAGGTGACTCAGGGGTGTCAGCATCATCATTTAAGTTTGTTGTCTGAGTGTCCTAATTGTGGGGCTAGGTTTAAAGTTCCGGCGTTGTGGGTTGATGGTTGGTGTCATCGGTGTTTTACGTCTTTTGGGGACATGGTGAAGAATCAGAAGGGTATTCGAGTAAGTTTTGAATTGATTATACTGAAGGTATACTATTAGTAGCTGTAGCAATTATTTTTAATAGTAAATGGTGACACCTAAATTCAGCAGGATATGATTTTCCTGGAGGAACTACTCGCTGGTGATCCGAGGTTTTGTGATCACGAGTTGGAAAATGGGGATGATTATTTAATGTGCATGGTACTTTGGTTTCGATATTGCTAAAAGCTTTGTTAGAATCACCAGAAAAAAGATAACCTAGCATTCCTCCTTGACTAGAAAAGGGTGCATATCGGCAAGTTATAAAGTTGTCTTTTATCTCTTTTATATATTCACCTACTGCGCTATCTGATTTCAAAACCTTAGCTTCTAAAGGAAAGATAATTCTTTCATTAGCCGTAAGAATAAATGCAATATCATACTGTGGTGGTTGCGCTTGTGCTGATTGGCTACTTTCTATTTCGTAAACTTCATGTTGAATATCAAAAAACTCATAAGTCATATTTCTACGAATTCTTCGCTCCAGACATTGAGTGATGCTCCTTTCTAGCTGCTCCTCTGTGCCATCACAATTAAGATCGTTAACCAGCCTATCGTAGCCTTCCCAAACGAGTTTCATCATTATTGATATAGCATCAGGATTCCATTCTTTTGCCAATTCAACAAAGTCACCTGTATTTGGATACCTATTTTTAAAAATATTTCCTCTTCTAAGCACTATATGACTCCTCTATAACCTGCGATTTTTCATCAAATATTGTCCGCCACGTCATAATATCTGCGGCTACTTCATCAGCATCTCTTAAAGCCATAGAGCGAGTCCAATAACGAATTTTGTCAGGTTTGATTAAATAAATAGTAGGAATTTTTACTCCATTCAAATCTACTGAATCATAAATCCTGGCAACACGCTGATAAAAGATGCCACCATCTTCTATACTTCCTCTTTCCAGATACAACTTATTTAAGCTTTCCAATCGTTCCATTAAATCAGGAGAGTCAATAGTTTTAATATGAACACCTTCAGAATCAGGTTTATTAAGATGAATAGCTACTAAGCGAATAGGAAGAAGAGTCTTAGTTTGTTCCTGAAATATGGTGGCGCAAACTTGTTTATCTTGTCCAAATCCTGCTTTAAGAACTCGCAAGAAATACTCACAATATGCCGTAAGTTCAGGTTCAGTATCATTCTGAAATTGACTATTATCTATACGGTGAGTTCTTTTGCGTCCTGGTGAAGCACCATCTCCTTTAAAGTCTGGCAGAGTGTAATTAAATAAATCATTAATTAGCACCCATTCACTATCTTTAAATTCAAAAGCTAGTCGTATGCGCTCATCTATATCATCAACTGTTTTTATATTATGTAATTCTCCTACCGATAATTCAGGTATTGGCACACGCAGTAAATCGTCTACATTGACTTCTGGAATATAAGAGGCAAAACGACCACTAGCAAGTAGTAAATAGTAAACAGCTAACTTACTGTTGTATGCTAGACAAGCAGCATTTAATTGTGAAATATTCTCTTCGGTAATATGTATACTCACATAACTTTCAGAGCAAATAATTCCTTGATTTGTATTATCAGGTTTAATTATTACTGAACGAAATCTGCCACTCTTTTTCTGCCAACTTAACTTTAAAATCATTTGTGGCATTTGAAATGCAGATAGGCTACTTAACCCTGTACCAGAGTCAATATATGGATCATCATTGATAGGAAGTTGTTCAGCGTTTAGGTAGAGAAAACTTTTGTCAAGTTCAAGGAATTTGGTTAATTTCAGAATTCGTTTATTTCTTAGATTGTTTTGCAATTTTTTTCTATTACCTTTTGTTACTCCTTGACGTGTTTTAGCAATGCCACGGGATTTAAGTTTTTCAATACTTGATTCTTGATTCAATCTTCTTACCAAGGATAGATCACGTCTTCCTCCCCACATTAAAACTGTCCAAACTAATGGATCTCTTATTGCCTCTTGTGGGTAAATTGTATTAATATAATCTGGCTCAATTACTATATGATAGTCATCCTCATTTGTCATAACGGGCTTAGGACAAATGTATGTCAAAGGCTCACCGTCAGGAGGTATTGCTGACATAGTAATGATACAAGTTGGAGAAATAGCATCTTTAAAAAGTCCAAAACGTAATGCAGACAAATTAACTATTTCTTCAATTTTAAACTCTGAAAAAAGCCTAGCGCGAAATTCTTGAGCAGTGCCAACCTGATTAAAAATCAAAGCCAGTGCAGGTTGCATCATTGATACTTGTCCACCAGATTTAGTTAAAGCAGCAGCTTTTGGCAGAAAAAGCGGACCAATATTACCGTAAGTTATTGTCCAAACATCTCCAGCCCAAGATTTTGCTGCCGGAGTCACAGTATTTATACCCCAGGGTGCATTACCTACGACTAAATCATATTTACCAGCATCTTGAACAGAACGAAAACCTTCTTTATCTTCTTGAAAAAAATCAGCAGCAATTAATTGACGTTCACGTAATCTAGGAAAGCGAAACTCATTCTCCCAATAGTATTGAGGTTCAACTTTATCAAGCATAGTTAAATAAAGACTAAAAGATGCTACTCTTACTGCTTGAGCATCTACATCAACACCAAATAAATTATTTTCTAGTAAATATTTTAAATCACTTGGCTGAATTGTTTTCGGATGAGCTTGTTCCCATCTATGAATTAAACGCTGAAATGCTTTAACCAGAAAAATTCCTGAACCACAAGCAGGATCAATAATCTTGATATCCCATTCTTGACTATGCCAAGGTAAAACACCATCTAGGACAAAATCAACTATATGTTCTGGTGTGTAATGAACTCCTGTGCCAGAGTCTTTACTAACAAACTCCTCATATATACTGCTAATAAACTCCAAAGGTATAACGTCAAAATGGTAGTATGGCCATAGACTTAATTGTCCAGTTTCAATATCTACATCACCACTAACAAAATCAGCAAGTATATTTAGATGAGGTTGTTTAACTTTTTGTTCTTCTGTTTGCCATTCAGCTTCACATTCTTCTTCGGTAGCACCTTTACCTGGGAATAAATCACCATTAAACTTGCCATTGAGCCAACGGAAAAATTGGTAAGTATCTCTATGATTTCTTAATATGTCAGTTAAACGAGAGTATCTAGCGGATAATAATTTCTCATTTATATATAAGTGATCCAGTAAAGTTATATTTAAGGCAGGATTACCTTCAGAATCTTGACGGTCAAAAAGGAATTGAATGAAAATAATTCTTGCTAATAAATCATGAATTGTATCATCATCAAGTTCATTTTTTTGAAGTCTTTTCCGAACACTTTTCAGATTTTTCAATAGCATCTGGTCAGCGGCTTGTTTTCGTTGAAATCGCTGGCTATGTTCTTGAAAAAATTGACCTGATACTAAATCAGCCCAGTGTAACCGCAAAGTTTCAGCAGCTTGACCTGAAAGAGACACCTGATTAAATGACTCAATTTCCCGTTTGGAAACATCAATTACAGGATTGATAATATCTTTTTCTTTTGGAGGTTCTTCGTAGCACGTCCAAATTCTTAAGCGATTAGGTTCTGTTGTAATTAGTGATGGTGTACGAGAAAAACTCCAAGCAAGTTGATGAGTTTTTCTCAGTGTTTCTTCTGATATTTCTGTGGGAAAGTCACACACCAGAGCAATGGGTGTTTCTGTCGAGTTACCTTTAGGATTTGCGGACAGCACGCCTATTTGCACACCATGACCATCTGAAAGTTTGCTGATAGTTCTACCTAATTTTTCTTTAGCAATTTGTGCATAAACATTTGGACCAGCACCAGATGGCTCCAAAATTTCTTGTGGAGTTGGCCAGTGAAGCTTTTCATGTGCTAGTTCAAGTAGTCCAGACTGTGACATTCCGTTTTTTACGCTGCATTAAAGTATAGTTTCACATTTCAACTATCACATTGTCATGATATTGATTGATATTCTTTAAGAGTACAGGAGTATTATCCATTGCTGCAATAATAATATTTAAATATAGTTCATAAAATTTTATTTAGAGCGATCAGTCCGCTCGCCGAAGGCATCGCACTTTCATCAAAAGCAAGCGATGCTCCCAATATACAGTAATCGTGCGACTTCAGTTTTAATCAGCCAATTTTTTAGCTAACCCCTGATAAATAACATCTAACCACACGGGAATTACAGATTTACCTTCATCGAGGAATGCGATAGCAAAGTGATCCGTAGGAATTGCTACCTTGGTAACTTGCTTGCTAACCCCTGATAAATAACATCTAACCATACAGGAATCACAGATTTACCTTCATCCAGAGATGCGATCGCTCTTTTCCTGTCAAATTCTACCAAAGAAAGCGAATCATCCTGTGATAACAACAACATAAACCGCCTCCCCTGACCAGAAATAAACAACTCCGGTTCTTGTTCCTTCAGTTGTTTCAGAATAAAACAAGCAATATCAAAACTTATCCCCGTAGACAGCCAATATACCAAAGCAGCCAGTTCCACCAGATTAGACCTGGAGTAATAAATACTGCGTCCCGTACCCGTATCACCAATCACAGGCACAACAATCCCTTTCTCTCGCCAATACTGGATCTGGCGGAGAGTACAACCTGTAATTTGAGCCGCTTCCTTACTTGTGAAAAATGTTTCTTGCATAAAAAACATTTTACAGAAAGCTGCTACAATACAAATATGTTAGTATTAGACAAATATGTTTATTAAATATGAGCCAAATCACTATTCAGTGTCGTTTAGTAGTCAGTGAATCTACCCGTCAAC is a window encoding:
- a CDS encoding TniQ family protein, with the translated sequence MEVGEINPWLFQVEPYPGESLSHFLGRFRRANDLTTTGLGKAAGVGGAISRWEKFRFNPPPSRQQLEALAKVVGVDADRLEQMLPPAGVGMNLEPIRLCAACYVESPYHRIEWQFKVTQGCQHHHLSLLSECPNCGARFKVPALWVDGWCHRCFTSFGDMVKNQKGIRVSFELIILKVYY
- a CDS encoding MerR family transcriptional regulator, with the protein product MQETFFTSKEAAQITGCTLRQIQYWREKGIVVPVIGDTGTGRSIYYSRSNLVELAALVYWLSTGISFDIACFILKQLKEQEPELFISGQGRRFMLLLSQDDSLSLVEFDRKRAIASLDEGKSVIPVWLDVIYQGLASKLPR
- a CDS encoding HsdM family class I SAM-dependent methyltransferase gives rise to the protein MSQSGLLELAHEKLHWPTPQEILEPSGAGPNVYAQIAKEKLGRTISKLSDGHGVQIGVLSANPKGNSTETPIALVCDFPTEISEETLRKTHQLAWSFSRTPSLITTEPNRLRIWTCYEEPPKEKDIINPVIDVSKREIESFNQVSLSGQAAETLRLHWADLVSGQFFQEHSQRFQRKQAADQMLLKNLKSVRKRLQKNELDDDTIHDLLARIIFIQFLFDRQDSEGNPALNITLLDHLYINEKLLSARYSRLTDILRNHRDTYQFFRWLNGKFNGDLFPGKGATEEECEAEWQTEEQKVKQPHLNILADFVSGDVDIETGQLSLWPYYHFDVIPLEFISSIYEEFVSKDSGTGVHYTPEHIVDFVLDGVLPWHSQEWDIKIIDPACGSGIFLVKAFQRLIHRWEQAHPKTIQPSDLKYLLENNLFGVDVDAQAVRVASFSLYLTMLDKVEPQYYWENEFRFPRLRERQLIAADFFQEDKEGFRSVQDAGKYDLVVGNAPWGINTVTPAAKSWAGDVWTITYGNIGPLFLPKAAALTKSGGQVSMMQPALALIFNQVGTAQEFRARLFSEFKIEEIVNLSALRFGLFKDAISPTCIITMSAIPPDGEPLTYICPKPVMTNEDDYHIVIEPDYINTIYPQEAIRDPLVWTVLMWGGRRDLSLVRRLNQESSIEKLKSRGIAKTRQGVTKGNRKKLQNNLRNKRILKLTKFLELDKSFLYLNAEQLPINDDPYIDSGTGLSSLSAFQMPQMILKLSWQKKSGRFRSVIIKPDNTNQGIICSESYVSIHITEENISQLNAACLAYNSKLAVYYLLLASGRFASYIPEVNVDDLLRVPIPELSVGELHNIKTVDDIDERIRLAFEFKDSEWVLINDLFNYTLPDFKGDGASPGRKRTHRIDNSQFQNDTEPELTAYCEYFLRVLKAGFGQDKQVCATIFQEQTKTLLPIRLVAIHLNKPDSEGVHIKTIDSPDLMERLESLNKLYLERGSIEDGGIFYQRVARIYDSVDLNGVKIPTIYLIKPDKIRYWTRSMALRDADEVAADIMTWRTIFDEKSQVIEESYSA
- the glmS gene encoding glutamine--fructose-6-phosphate transaminase (isomerizing), translating into MCGIVGYIGTQPATDILLAGLEKLEYRGYDSAGIATILAGDVHCVRAKGKLLNLRSKLEQIENPAQIGIGHTRWATHGKPEEYNAHPHLDTALRIAVVQNGIIENYRELREQLKALGHEFRSETDTEVIPHLIAECLKHSPENPLSPSVFLDAVQEAVSKLEGAYAIAAISADYPDELIVVRQQAPLVIGFGQGEFFCASDTPAIAPYTRAVLSLENGEIARLTPLGVEVYNFAGNRLKKHPRTLNWNPIMVEKQGFKHFMLKEIYEQPGVVRDCLEAYFPASSETPVNLGLPADFYADLEQIQIVACGTSWHAALVGKYLLEQLAGIPTQVQYASEFRYAPSPLTPHTLTIGVTQSGETADTLAALSMEKDRRQGKEAKYQVRLLGITNRPESSLGNMVANIINTHGGIEIGVAATKTFVAQLMAFYALALDLAYRRQEISDSRFEEILTGLRQLPGEIEAILETQERYIEHLVHDFSETKDFIFIGRGINFPIALEGALKLKEISYIHAEGYPAGEMKHGPIALLDAKVPVVAIAVPGSVYEKVISNAQEAKARDSRLIGITSVKDGEAAEIFNDLIPVSEVEEILSPILTVIPLQLLAYHIAARRGLDVDQPRNLAKSVTVE
- a CDS encoding transposase family protein gives rise to the protein MDQHGELLARPWLTTVIDTYSRCIIGINLGFDAPSSHVVALALRHAILPKKYGSEYGLHEEWGTYGKPEHFFTDGGKDFRSNHLQQIGVQLGFACHLRDSYGALRYRPSEGGIVERPFGTLNTDLFSTLPGYTGSNVQERPEEAEKEACLTLRELERLLVRYLVDKYNQSIDARLGDQTRYQRWEAGLIVAPNLISEEDLRICLMKKIRRSIYRGGYLQFENLTYRGENLAGYAGESVVLRFEPKDITTILVYRQTGSQEEFLARAYAQDLETEQLSLDEAKAMSRRIRQAGKEISNRSILAEVRDRETFVKQKKTKKERQKEEQAVVQKAKKPVPVEPLEEIEVASVETASEPDMPEVFDYEQMREDYGW
- a CDS encoding thermonuclease family protein is translated as MNKLVKQGLVWLGAAMIAVSLIACDSLFPPQGDLVERVSDGDTLILKSADGKKFTVRFACIDAPEIAHSQTEKKSKITQDVNQFVWGMKAKTRIEELIKQTDNRVKLNMTDSDRYGRKVAEVRSKDGTFLQEVLLKEGLAKVYRPYLSKCPSRDIIQQAEAQAQKQRIGIWSDRKFIDPWDYRKANNSHRMKRTTDLKY